One window from the genome of Salvia miltiorrhiza cultivar Shanhuang (shh) chromosome 7, IMPLAD_Smil_shh, whole genome shotgun sequence encodes:
- the LOC130992758 gene encoding AT-hook motif nuclear-localized protein 8-like, whose protein sequence is MDSQDSSAPPPHHHHHHHPHPHPHPHPHPQPPFSAHHAMLMGHQHPQIQQHPSNNSYLLPNTNNSVAPTTSAAASNSTMMHQQQQQNPRFPFNSMPAAPQKPLDHQFSDVSPSGSAGGWFSAEPARKKRGRPRKYSPDNSIGLGLSPAPVTQISPAGGHVDPGGGAGTPSSESQVKRHRGRPPGSGKKQLDALGIPGIGFTPHVITVNSGEDIASKIMAFSQQGPRTVCILSANGAISSVSLRQPATPSGQINYEGRYEIISLSGSFPTSESNGSRTGVLSVSLAGSDGKVVGGGVVGVLKAASPVQVVVGSFIAEGKKPKGGGPSSNLPSNMLNFGTPGTRASPPSGGGSSDSADDNDGSPLAPGSGPYGNAGHPVHNVPIYSNMGWPNSIKM, encoded by the exons ATGGATTCACAAGATTCCTCCGCTCCGCcaccccaccaccaccaccaccaccacccgcacccccacccccacccccacccgcACCCGCAGCCGCCCTTCTCCGCCCACCACGCCATGCTGATGGGCCATCAGCACCCCCAAATTCAACAGCACCCCTCCAACAACTCCTACCTACTGCCCAACACCAACAATTCCGTCGCCCCAACCACCTCCGCCGCTGCCTCCAATTCCACCATGAtgcaccagcagcagcagcagaaccCCCGCTTCCCCTTCAACTCCATGCCCGCCGCCCCCCAGAAGCCGCTGGATCACCAATTCTCCGATGTGTCGCCCTCGGGAAGCGCCGGCGGCTGGTTCAGCGCCGAGCCGGCCAGGAAGAAAAGGGGCCGCCCGAGAAAGTACTCTCCTGATAACAGCATTGGTCTAGGCCTGTCTCCGGCGCCGGTCACCCAGATTTCGCCGGCTGGGGGCCACGTAGATCCCGGAGGGGGCGCTGGGACCCCTTCTTCTGAATCTCAGGTCAAGCGCCACCGTGGCCGCCCTCCGGGCTCCGGAAAGAAGCAGTTGGATGCTCTAG GAATTCCAGGAATCGGTTTCACACCCCATGTCATTACTGTTAATTCTGGAGAG GACATAGCTTCAAAGATAATGGCTTTCTCACAACAAGGACCACGTACAGTCTGCATTTTATCTGCTAATGGTGCCATCTCGAGTGTGAGCCTACGCCAACCAGCGACACCTAGTGGCCAGATCAACTATGAG GGCCGGTATGAGATCATCTCTTTATCAGGTTCCTTCCCAACATCGGAGAGCAACGGTAGCCGAACTGGCGTGCTGAGCGTGTCATTGGCAGGGTCTGATGGCAAAGTAGTGGGTGGTGGGGTTGTTGGAGTTCTTAAAGCTGCATCACCCGTTCAG GTTGTCGTGGGGAGCTTCATTGCTGAAGGCAAAAAGCCAAAGGGCGGTGGGCCCTCATCCAATCTGCCTTCGAATATGTTGAATTTTGGTACTCCGGGCACACGGGCCAGCCCTCCCTCTGGCGGTGGTTCGAGTGATTCTGCTGACGACAATGATGGTAGCCCTCTCGCTCCCGGGTCAGGACCGTATGGGAATGCTGGACATCCGGTACATAACGTGCCAATATATTCGAATATGGGTTGGCCTAACTCCATCAAAATGTAA